One Geomonas agri genomic region harbors:
- a CDS encoding type 1 glutamine amidotransferase domain-containing protein, whose translation MKILLVVTSHDKLGDTGEKTGFWLEELAAPYYVFRDAGAKITIASPRGGMPPVDPKSNLPDNETEATRRFKADPAAQDDLAHSLRLREVSVNDYDAIFFPGGHGPLWDLAVESDAIALIEAFARADKPIAAVCHAPAVLGDVKGTDGDFLVRGKRVTGFTNDEEEAVGLTDVVPFLLEDRLKERGAQFQRGPVWGPFVEVDGKLVTGQNPASSAPAAEALLKVLKAR comes from the coding sequence ATGAAAATACTGTTAGTGGTCACCTCCCATGACAAACTGGGGGATACCGGGGAGAAGACAGGCTTCTGGTTGGAAGAACTGGCGGCCCCCTATTACGTGTTCCGTGATGCCGGAGCCAAGATCACCATAGCGTCGCCCAGAGGAGGGATGCCGCCGGTCGACCCGAAAAGCAACCTGCCCGACAACGAGACTGAAGCGACCCGTCGTTTCAAGGCAGACCCGGCGGCACAGGATGATCTGGCCCATTCGCTACGGTTGCGCGAGGTTTCGGTCAATGATTACGACGCCATCTTCTTCCCGGGGGGGCATGGTCCCCTTTGGGATCTCGCCGTCGAGTCTGATGCCATTGCGCTGATCGAAGCGTTTGCCCGCGCGGACAAGCCGATAGCGGCAGTCTGCCACGCCCCGGCTGTGCTGGGCGACGTGAAGGGTACTGACGGCGATTTCCTGGTGAGGGGCAAGCGGGTCACCGGGTTCACTAATGATGAGGAGGAGGCTGTGGGGCTGACCGACGTGGTTCCCTTCCTGCTCGAGGATAGGCTGAAGGAGCGGGGTGCACAGTTCCAGCGCGGTCCGGTATGGGGACCGTTCGTCGAGGTCGATGGCAAGCTGGTAACGGGACAGAATCCGGCATCCTCGGCGCCAGCCGCGGAGGCCCTGCTCAAAGTGCTGAAGGCACGATAA